One Streptomyces sp. L2 genomic window carries:
- a CDS encoding MFS transporter, with product MPSATSAPATNTAATATTAVTTTTAPTAATATARPAAPAYLLPLIAVCTAVTAANIYLAAPLLPLIAHSFGGTPSGVAWIASVAQFGYAAGLLFFAPLGDTVDRRRLVGGLSLLAAAALAAAAAATGTAVLAAAVLVASAATVVPQLLVPLVAARAPADRRARHVAALIAGLFTGIVAARVLGGLAGQAYGWRVVFVGAAALTAVLGLATARALPREDRPRRTGGLFAGLTSLPGVVRSSPDLWRACVRQAGMYGAWSALWTSLALLLTGPEYGLSTATAGLFGLFGLAASAVAPLAGGLVDRFGAAKVVRSGYLLAAVCVPLFWLGGHVLAALFAGAVAIHAALVASHVANQTLALTTTAAPATANTAYVVASFAGGALASALTGPAYAHWGWSGVCTVAGAWLLAGCLTTATRPGTSSRPGR from the coding sequence ATGCCGTCAGCCACCAGCGCCCCAGCCACCAACACCGCCGCCACGGCCACCACCGCCGTCACGACCACCACGGCCCCCACCGCCGCCACCGCCACCGCTCGGCCCGCGGCCCCCGCCTACCTCCTCCCTCTCATCGCGGTCTGCACCGCCGTCACCGCCGCGAACATCTACCTCGCCGCCCCGCTGCTCCCTCTGATCGCGCACAGCTTCGGCGGGACGCCGTCGGGCGTGGCCTGGATCGCCTCCGTCGCCCAGTTCGGCTACGCGGCCGGCCTGCTGTTCTTCGCCCCGCTCGGCGACACCGTCGACCGGCGCCGCCTGGTGGGCGGTCTCTCGCTGCTCGCCGCGGCCGCGCTGGCCGCCGCGGCCGCCGCGACCGGGACCGCCGTCCTCGCCGCCGCCGTGCTGGTGGCGTCCGCCGCCACCGTCGTACCGCAGTTGCTCGTCCCGCTCGTCGCGGCCCGCGCCCCCGCCGACCGCCGGGCCCGCCACGTCGCCGCCCTCATCGCCGGACTGTTCACCGGAATCGTGGCCGCCCGGGTGCTCGGCGGGCTCGCCGGGCAGGCGTACGGCTGGCGTGTGGTGTTCGTCGGGGCGGCCGCGCTGACGGCCGTACTGGGGCTCGCGACCGCCCGGGCCCTGCCCCGGGAGGACCGGCCGCGCCGCACCGGCGGCCTCTTCGCCGGGCTCACCTCGCTGCCCGGAGTCGTCCGCAGCTCGCCCGACCTGTGGCGGGCGTGCGTACGGCAGGCCGGGATGTACGGCGCCTGGAGCGCCCTGTGGACCTCCCTCGCACTGCTGCTGACCGGTCCGGAGTACGGACTGTCGACCGCCACGGCCGGACTGTTCGGCCTGTTCGGGCTGGCGGCGAGCGCGGTGGCCCCGCTGGCCGGCGGGCTGGTGGACCGGTTCGGCGCCGCCAAGGTCGTCCGGTCCGGTTATCTCCTCGCCGCCGTGTGCGTCCCGCTGTTCTGGCTCGGCGGGCACGTGCTCGCCGCGCTGTTCGCGGGCGCCGTCGCGATCCACGCGGCCCTGGTCGCCTCCCACGTCGCCAATCAGACGCTCGCCCTGACCACCACCGCCGCGCCCGCCACCGCCAACACCGCCTACGTAGTGGCGAGTTTCGCGGGCGGCGCCCTCGCCTCCGCCCTCACCGGCCCGGCCTACGCCCACTGGGGCTGGTCCGGCGTCTGCACGGTGGCAGGAGCCTGGCTCCTGGCGGGCTGTCTGACCACGGCCACCCGGCCTGGGACTTCTTCCCGACCCGGGCGGTAA
- a CDS encoding TetR family transcriptional regulator: MAAVRDPEATRARIFEAAVAEFAQHGVAGARIDRIAAAAKANKQLIYAYFGNKAELFSQVVGRCMVDLAAAVPVDPDDIDGWVDRLLDYHAAHPELLRLLFWEGIEYGTAELPDEPVRQDHYARKVAAIADGQATGVVTDAFPPGDLVFLLIALVNWSIVVPQMRRILTGDEDTDRARLRASIKEAARRLTAR; this comes from the coding sequence ATGGCAGCAGTGAGGGACCCCGAGGCCACCAGGGCCCGGATTTTCGAGGCAGCGGTCGCCGAGTTCGCCCAGCACGGCGTCGCCGGAGCCCGCATCGACCGCATCGCGGCCGCCGCCAAGGCCAACAAGCAGCTCATCTACGCCTACTTCGGCAACAAGGCCGAGCTGTTCAGCCAGGTCGTCGGCCGCTGCATGGTGGACCTCGCCGCCGCCGTCCCGGTCGACCCCGACGACATCGACGGCTGGGTCGACAGGCTGCTCGACTACCACGCCGCCCACCCCGAACTGCTCCGCCTGCTGTTCTGGGAGGGCATCGAGTACGGCACCGCCGAGCTGCCCGACGAACCCGTCCGGCAGGACCACTACGCCCGCAAGGTCGCCGCGATCGCCGACGGCCAGGCCACGGGCGTGGTCACCGACGCGTTCCCGCCCGGCGACCTGGTCTTCCTGCTGATCGCGCTCGTCAACTGGTCGATCGTCGTCCCGCAGATGCGGCGCATCCTGACGGGCGACGAGGACACCGACCGCGCCCGGCTGCGGGCCTCGATCAAGGAAGCGGCCCGCAGGCTGACGGCACGGTAG
- a CDS encoding PAS domain-containing protein — protein sequence MSSRPSRGAARLAAILDALPDALVLVNANGTVVNANTIALEAFEAPGTALVGRGLLDLLPQFDSKLIPGSMRLPDHMDPRGRTKPTRMIARRTDGAEFPVEVTSANLENGQQAYDGYGYTGDELLMLVVRDLSGTVDTEAELARSQRQTEMILRAAAEGVVGTDTDGQVVLVNPAAAQILGYRAGELGGKELHALVLHSRADGTPFPYEESPLADTLRSGRKHRVRGQVLWSKGGEKVSVDLTTAPVRDGDQLVGAVMTFTDRRPYDSLAEEKAALERAHAEELERLSEEHAADLTALRQEHVTETEELREKHEEELAAGEERYAALGEREKDRYEALAGRHEQLLTLLGQSLRGPLDELRRELAALAADDAGQLWPEANQVLHHLSAGYSRITTLIDNVLGYQRLDTGAEDITRTKVMLDAVVTAGVDGAVELIGPGRIQFAVHAPPIEAEVDPGRLATALAHLVADVAGVDATGNAPVSTGGYMDNTVVVAAAQRGEVVRIEVRGPYAGGDPVHEPIVRGIVRAHGGVLQTHEVPGMSGSAYVLEVPIGGGAGAVAGQPSSGDTGAAPDDHTSGSGAGSVSGGRRRARRASTDAFLEIEGAAGGSGEPGAGADAPAPTGRRRRRVAEAAAAAGEQGAPVADESAEGGPSSGTGRRRGHTAEIESGDGGSPGGDAVAEGAVVTAAEYAAGAAAVGTGLGAAVPPQGVPVPNGRRARHGSGAPQAALPPALPAAPGGTGAEQTPGSGAEPGPAEGAQPTGRRRRALAAAAERAAAQEAGAGAGQGAESGARTVFALPPAEADRSPQSVSSAAAPAVAQGPGAVALAPGAAPVSGAGTAAVPGQQTQATAAQPLVPGQAQAHGHAPVPGQVQAHGHAPVPGQVQLPGQAQAPAGPFGAGVSASGPASAPASGPASAPVSGDAARHDAVPLDQSADHTPPQPHPTSAPTGRRRRAVAQPAPAATGAPTPGPAAPGQGTPARGTAAQGIPVQSAPLTPAQAQAQAQGTNGQALPPAQPIPAQAPPGHPTPAAGTPAAQSLPAEAGQAAPPAGSTPAAGTGTGTPGGTPLPPEHATARPPAGQPSPADGTTTGTGTTTAADPNSTQGRAISVRTLGQGVPFSRQAAQVQLPTATPPPHAPGGSGRRRKLGTPPDPAARPEPQEQAQGEQAAARPAPPAQAAAQASLAGQSRLAPVTEGAGRSYAIGAPDADAAEGPEPLDGPGGAVEVADTPRPQPMDDELPPEPLDNPRRLLVWPAPDVTTQQALSDRGYRPVIVHSREEVDAQIAAFPAALFVDPLTGPITRTALQSLRQAAVAAEVPVLVTAGLGQATREAAYGADPAVLLKALAPRDSEQHPPRVLLIEEHAEIALALTSTLERRGMQVARAANDNDAVTLAGQFRPNLVVMDLMRVHRRQAGILDWLRANGQLNRTPLVVYTAAVDQADLPRLASGETVLFLAERSTSPEVQDRIVDLLARVGTN from the coding sequence GTGAGCAGCAGGCCATCCCGAGGCGCTGCTCGCCTCGCAGCCATACTCGACGCGCTGCCCGACGCGTTGGTCCTGGTCAACGCCAACGGCACCGTCGTCAACGCCAACACCATCGCCCTGGAGGCCTTCGAGGCACCCGGCACGGCCCTCGTCGGGCGCGGGCTGCTCGATCTGCTGCCCCAGTTCGACTCCAAGCTGATCCCCGGCTCCATGCGGCTGCCCGACCACATGGACCCGCGCGGCCGGACCAAGCCGACCCGGATGATCGCCCGGCGCACCGACGGTGCCGAGTTCCCGGTCGAGGTCACAAGCGCGAATCTGGAGAACGGCCAGCAGGCGTACGACGGTTACGGCTACACCGGCGACGAGCTGCTGATGCTCGTCGTCCGCGACCTCTCCGGCACCGTCGACACCGAGGCCGAGCTGGCCCGTTCGCAGCGGCAGACCGAGATGATCCTGCGGGCCGCCGCCGAGGGTGTCGTAGGAACGGACACCGACGGTCAGGTCGTGCTCGTCAACCCGGCCGCCGCCCAGATACTGGGCTACCGGGCCGGCGAGCTGGGCGGCAAGGAGCTGCACGCCCTCGTGCTGCACTCCCGCGCCGACGGCACCCCGTTCCCGTACGAGGAGTCGCCCCTCGCCGACACCCTGCGCTCGGGGCGCAAGCACCGGGTGCGCGGGCAGGTGCTGTGGTCCAAGGGCGGCGAGAAGGTCTCCGTCGACCTGACCACCGCGCCCGTGCGGGACGGCGACCAGCTCGTCGGCGCCGTGATGACCTTCACCGACCGGCGGCCGTACGACAGCCTCGCCGAGGAGAAGGCCGCCCTGGAGCGGGCGCACGCCGAGGAACTGGAGCGGCTCTCCGAGGAGCACGCCGCCGACCTCACCGCGCTGCGCCAGGAGCACGTCACCGAGACCGAGGAGCTGCGCGAGAAGCACGAGGAGGAGCTGGCCGCCGGCGAGGAGCGGTACGCCGCGCTCGGCGAGCGGGAGAAGGACCGGTACGAGGCCCTCGCCGGGCGGCACGAGCAGCTGCTGACCCTGCTCGGGCAGTCGCTGCGGGGCCCGCTGGACGAGCTGCGCCGCGAACTGGCGGCCCTCGCCGCCGACGACGCCGGGCAGCTGTGGCCCGAGGCCAACCAGGTGCTGCACCACCTCTCGGCAGGCTACTCCCGCATCACCACCCTCATCGACAACGTCCTCGGCTACCAGCGGCTCGACACCGGCGCCGAGGACATCACCCGTACGAAGGTGATGCTGGACGCCGTCGTCACCGCCGGTGTCGACGGGGCCGTCGAGCTGATCGGGCCCGGCCGGATCCAGTTCGCCGTGCACGCGCCGCCCATCGAGGCCGAGGTCGACCCCGGGCGGCTCGCGACCGCGCTCGCGCACCTCGTCGCCGACGTCGCGGGCGTCGACGCGACCGGCAACGCGCCCGTGTCGACGGGCGGTTACATGGACAACACCGTGGTCGTCGCGGCGGCGCAGCGCGGCGAGGTCGTACGCATCGAGGTGCGCGGGCCGTACGCCGGCGGAGACCCGGTGCACGAACCGATCGTGCGCGGGATCGTGCGCGCCCACGGCGGTGTCCTGCAGACGCACGAGGTGCCCGGCATGAGCGGCAGCGCGTACGTCCTGGAGGTGCCGATCGGCGGCGGAGCAGGCGCGGTCGCCGGGCAGCCGTCGTCCGGGGACACCGGCGCGGCTCCCGACGACCACACGTCCGGCTCCGGTGCTGGTTCCGTTTCCGGGGGGCGGCGGCGGGCCCGGCGGGCCTCCACGGACGCCTTCCTGGAGATCGAGGGTGCCGCCGGCGGTTCCGGTGAGCCGGGGGCCGGCGCGGACGCGCCCGCACCGACCGGGCGACGGCGGCGGCGTGTGGCCGAGGCCGCGGCCGCGGCCGGTGAGCAGGGCGCCCCTGTGGCCGACGAGAGTGCCGAGGGCGGTCCTTCCAGTGGCACCGGACGGCGGCGGGGGCACACTGCCGAGATCGAGAGTGGCGACGGCGGCTCCCCAGGTGGCGACGCCGTGGCCGAGGGTGCCGTGGTGACGGCGGCCGAGTACGCGGCCGGTGCCGCCGCGGTGGGCACGGGGCTCGGGGCCGCCGTACCGCCGCAGGGCGTCCCCGTCCCGAACGGGCGCCGCGCCCGGCACGGCTCGGGCGCGCCCCAGGCCGCCCTGCCGCCCGCCCTGCCCGCGGCCCCCGGGGGTACGGGTGCCGAGCAGACTCCGGGCTCGGGTGCCGAGCCCGGTCCGGCGGAGGGCGCCCAGCCGACCGGCCGGCGCCGGCGCGCGCTGGCCGCCGCGGCGGAACGTGCCGCCGCACAGGAGGCGGGCGCGGGCGCGGGCCAAGGCGCCGAATCCGGGGCCCGTACGGTCTTCGCCCTGCCCCCCGCCGAGGCCGACCGTTCACCCCAGTCCGTGTCCTCGGCAGCGGCGCCGGCCGTCGCCCAGGGGCCCGGCGCGGTCGCTCTCGCTCCGGGCGCGGCTCCGGTCTCCGGGGCGGGTACGGCCGCCGTCCCCGGGCAGCAGACGCAGGCTACGGCGGCCCAGCCGCTGGTGCCGGGGCAGGCGCAGGCGCACGGTCACGCGCCGGTGCCCGGCCAGGTGCAGGCCCACGGCCACGCGCCGGTGCCCGGCCAGGTGCAGCTGCCCGGTCAGGCGCAGGCACCAGCGGGACCCTTCGGGGCCGGGGTGTCCGCTTCCGGTCCTGCTTCCGCTCCTGCTTCCGGTCCTGCTTCCGCTCCAGTTTCTGGTGACGCCGCCCGGCACGACGCCGTACCGCTGGACCAGTCCGCCGATCACACCCCGCCGCAACCGCATCCCACCAGCGCGCCGACGGGCAGGCGCCGTCGGGCCGTGGCCCAGCCGGCTCCGGCCGCGACGGGTGCGCCCACCCCCGGTCCGGCCGCCCCGGGCCAGGGCACCCCGGCGCGCGGTACGGCCGCGCAGGGCATCCCCGTCCAGTCGGCGCCCCTGACGCCGGCACAGGCACAGGCACAAGCACAAGGCACCAACGGCCAGGCCCTCCCGCCGGCCCAGCCGATCCCCGCTCAGGCGCCCCCCGGCCACCCCACCCCCGCCGCCGGAACCCCCGCCGCCCAGTCCCTCCCCGCCGAGGCCGGGCAGGCGGCGCCGCCGGCCGGCTCCACCCCAGCCGCCGGCACCGGTACCGGCACCCCCGGAGGCACCCCGCTCCCGCCGGAGCACGCCACCGCGCGACCGCCCGCCGGACAGCCCTCGCCCGCCGACGGCACGACCACCGGCACCGGCACGACCACCGCCGCCGACCCCAACTCGACGCAGGGCCGCGCGATCAGCGTCCGTACGCTCGGGCAGGGCGTGCCGTTCTCCCGGCAGGCGGCCCAGGTCCAGTTGCCGACCGCGACACCGCCCCCGCACGCCCCCGGTGGCTCCGGGCGCCGCCGCAAACTGGGCACGCCGCCCGACCCGGCCGCCCGACCCGAACCCCAGGAACAGGCACAGGGCGAGCAGGCCGCGGCCCGCCCGGCACCGCCCGCGCAGGCCGCCGCGCAGGCGTCCCTCGCCGGGCAGTCGCGCCTGGCGCCCGTCACCGAGGGGGCCGGACGGTCGTACGCCATAGGCGCACCGGACGCCGACGCCGCCGAGGGACCCGAACCGCTGGACGGTCCCGGGGGCGCGGTGGAGGTCGCGGACACCCCGCGTCCGCAGCCGATGGACGACGAGCTGCCCCCGGAGCCGCTGGACAACCCGCGCCGGCTGCTCGTCTGGCCGGCGCCCGACGTCACGACGCAGCAGGCGCTGAGCGACCGCGGCTACCGGCCCGTCATCGTGCACTCGCGCGAGGAGGTGGACGCGCAGATCGCGGCCTTCCCCGCCGCGCTGTTCGTCGACCCGCTGACCGGGCCGATCACCCGCACCGCGCTGCAGTCCCTGCGGCAGGCCGCGGTCGCGGCCGAGGTGCCGGTGCTGGTCACGGCCGGGCTGGGGCAGGCGACGCGCGAGGCGGCGTACGGCGCCGATCCCGCCGTCCTGCTGAAGGCGCTGGCGCCGCGCGACAGCGAGCAGCACCCGCCGCGCGTCCTGCTCATCGAGGAGCACGCGGAGATCGCGCTGGCGCTGACGTCCACGCTGGAGCGGCGCGGCATGCAGGTGGCGCGGGCCGCGAACGACAACGACGCGGTGACGCTGGCGGGGCAGTTCCGCCCGAACCTGGTCGTGATGGACCTGATGCGCGTACACCGCCGGCAGGCTGGGATCCTGGACTGGCTGCGGGCGAACGGGCAGCTCAACCGCACCCCGCTGGTCGTCTACACGGCCGCCGTCGACCAGGCCGATCTGCCCCGGCTGGCCTCGGGCGAGACGGTGCTGTTCCTCGCCGAACGCTCCACCAGCCCGGAGGTGCAGGACCGCATCGTCGACCTGCTGGCCCGCGTCGGCACCAACTGA
- a CDS encoding SSI family serine proteinase inhibitor, with amino-acid sequence MVFVISIARGRVLGPVLAAAVAAVPLAGVGSSAAAASSPSGAAGLHRPPRHGSGDRLTVVVRHAGPGRDGSYELSCHPGGGRHPDPAGACRMLDGKTRWGRDTFAPVAPGSTCTMIYGGPATAHVTGTWAGRPVDTVYDRSNGCEIGRWDRMVPLLPAMTTTGKANGGEYQK; translated from the coding sequence ATGGTGTTCGTCATCTCGATCGCGCGGGGCCGGGTCCTGGGTCCGGTTCTCGCCGCCGCCGTCGCCGCCGTGCCCCTCGCCGGGGTCGGCTCCAGCGCTGCCGCCGCTTCCTCCCCGTCCGGGGCCGCCGGGCTTCACCGGCCGCCGCGGCACGGCAGCGGTGACCGGCTCACCGTCGTCGTCCGGCATGCCGGGCCCGGGCGGGACGGGTCGTACGAGCTGTCCTGTCATCCCGGCGGCGGGCGCCACCCGGACCCGGCCGGGGCCTGCCGGATGCTGGACGGGAAGACCCGGTGGGGGCGGGACACCTTCGCCCCGGTGGCCCCGGGCAGCACCTGCACCATGATCTACGGCGGCCCGGCCACCGCCCACGTCACCGGCACCTGGGCCGGACGGCCCGTCGACACCGTCTACGACCGCAGCAACGGCTGCGAGATCGGGCGCTGGGACCGGATGGTGCCGCTGCTGCCCGCGATGACGACGACGGGGAAGGCGAACGGCGGGGAGTACCAGAAGTAG
- a CDS encoding protein kinase encodes MSGILPELPIVVLDALMPKNQRLVVNRRGSMVWEVESPRGRYAVKVGYPIEATADWPAQPWTALAPAREGAVLYRLGLDDFAYGEWELGTWNFQPWHEGSDLYELWKPCREPDSRTEPHTSAVLGCVEALAELHGNGWAHGDVQPAHFIIGPDRTYLIDLALARGGHVPEGYDFPFRGCLVHYEAPEIARSVLATGEAQPTQEADIYALGASLLISATGWRAVEYPDDAPRPEQRQAVASGKRRPVKVHGELGELIDAMLSPAPEDRPTILEVGKALS; translated from the coding sequence TTGTCCGGGATACTCCCTGAACTGCCGATCGTCGTGCTCGACGCACTGATGCCCAAGAATCAGCGCCTGGTCGTCAATCGTCGGGGCTCGATGGTCTGGGAGGTCGAGAGCCCTCGGGGGCGGTACGCCGTGAAGGTCGGTTACCCGATCGAGGCCACGGCCGACTGGCCCGCACAGCCCTGGACGGCACTCGCCCCCGCGCGCGAAGGGGCCGTGCTGTACCGACTCGGCCTCGATGACTTCGCGTACGGCGAATGGGAGCTGGGCACCTGGAACTTCCAGCCGTGGCACGAAGGGTCCGACCTGTACGAGCTGTGGAAGCCCTGCCGTGAGCCGGACTCTCGTACGGAACCTCATACCAGCGCGGTCCTCGGCTGTGTAGAGGCGCTGGCCGAGCTACATGGCAACGGCTGGGCCCACGGCGACGTGCAGCCCGCGCACTTCATCATCGGCCCGGATCGCACGTACCTCATCGACCTGGCATTGGCGCGCGGCGGACACGTCCCCGAGGGATACGACTTTCCGTTCCGCGGCTGCCTCGTCCACTACGAGGCGCCGGAGATCGCGCGCAGCGTGCTTGCGACCGGAGAGGCGCAGCCTACGCAAGAAGCGGACATCTATGCGCTCGGCGCGTCCCTGCTCATTTCCGCCACGGGCTGGCGGGCCGTCGAGTACCCGGACGACGCACCGCGCCCCGAGCAGAGACAAGCCGTCGCGAGTGGCAAGCGCCGGCCTGTGAAGGTGCATGGCGAGCTGGGCGAACTGATCGACGCCATGCTCAGCCCGGCGCCCGAAGACAGACCCACAATCTTGGAGGTGGGTAAGGCCCTGAGCTGA
- a CDS encoding helix-turn-helix domain-containing protein — MPNERLRAAMAAGGWTYAALADKVEVDPKSVERWVNLGRTPRRATAMLSAETLGEDVHALWPALRQARPARAVSPELVALYDQRADIPVSTFVDMLTQARRHIDVLVYAAVFLHEAYPRLNDLLRERAADGCAVRIAIGDPDSTNVQQRGAEERFGHGIESRCRLALMHYRPLAGVPGIEVRTHATTLYNSIYRADDQALVNAHVWGVNAYGAPVWHLRRSGKGGMFDTYASSFDAVWETATPVREG, encoded by the coding sequence ATGCCGAACGAGAGGTTACGTGCTGCCATGGCGGCCGGCGGCTGGACGTACGCCGCCCTTGCGGACAAGGTCGAAGTCGACCCCAAGTCCGTTGAACGATGGGTCAATCTGGGGCGTACGCCGCGCCGGGCCACGGCCATGCTGTCAGCGGAAACGCTAGGAGAAGACGTGCACGCTCTATGGCCCGCGCTCCGGCAGGCACGCCCTGCCCGCGCTGTCAGTCCGGAACTTGTGGCTCTCTACGATCAGCGGGCGGACATCCCCGTCTCCACCTTCGTGGACATGTTGACCCAGGCCCGCAGGCACATCGACGTGTTGGTGTATGCCGCCGTCTTCCTGCACGAGGCGTACCCGCGGCTCAACGACCTGCTGCGAGAGCGAGCTGCCGACGGGTGCGCCGTTCGTATCGCGATCGGCGACCCGGACAGTACGAACGTCCAACAGCGTGGCGCGGAGGAGAGGTTCGGCCACGGAATCGAGTCCCGTTGCCGACTCGCCCTCATGCACTACCGCCCGCTTGCCGGGGTACCTGGCATCGAGGTTCGAACCCATGCCACCACGCTCTACAACTCGATCTATCGTGCGGATGATCAGGCACTGGTCAATGCCCACGTCTGGGGCGTGAACGCCTACGGTGCTCCCGTGTGGCATCTCCGGCGCAGCGGCAAGGGCGGCATGTTCGACACCTACGCCAGCAGCTTCGACGCGGTGTGGGAGACCGCGACGCCGGTACGAGAAGGGTGA
- a CDS encoding NUDIX domain-containing protein, with protein MARTEYYDDPAAPEPNSLVVAASAVVTDDEGRVLLQRRRDNDLWALPGGGMEMTDSLPGTAVREVKEETGLDVEITGLVGTYTDPRHVIAYSDGEVRRQFNVCFTARMVGGRLAISDESTELRFVQPEAIDQLPMHHTQRLRIRHFLEHRDRPYLG; from the coding sequence ATGGCGCGAACCGAATACTACGACGACCCAGCGGCACCGGAGCCGAACAGCCTGGTGGTTGCCGCGTCCGCCGTGGTCACCGACGACGAAGGGCGCGTACTCCTTCAGCGCCGCAGGGATAACGATCTGTGGGCGCTACCTGGTGGCGGCATGGAGATGACCGACTCACTCCCAGGAACGGCCGTCCGCGAGGTGAAGGAAGAAACCGGTCTGGACGTAGAGATCACCGGGCTCGTAGGCACGTACACCGACCCTCGCCACGTCATCGCCTACTCGGATGGCGAGGTGCGCAGGCAGTTCAACGTCTGCTTCACCGCCCGCATGGTCGGCGGCCGACTCGCGATCTCGGACGAGTCCACGGAGCTGAGGTTCGTCCAGCCTGAGGCGATCGATCAACTGCCGATGCACCATACGCAGCGGCTCCGGATCCGTCACTTCCTGGAGCACCGTGATCGGCCCTATCTCGGCTGA
- a CDS encoding KTSC domain-containing protein produces the protein MERLPVTSSNIISVGYEPADMVLEIEFHSGIYRYFSVPESVHSGLMSASSHGRYFAHTIKDRYSFSKVA, from the coding sequence ATGGAGAGACTTCCAGTTACCTCTTCCAACATTATCTCGGTCGGCTACGAACCGGCAGACATGGTGCTAGAGATCGAATTCCACTCTGGGATCTACAGGTATTTTTCCGTCCCGGAAAGTGTCCATAGTGGCCTGATGTCGGCTTCTAGTCACGGCCGCTACTTCGCTCACACAATCAAGGACCGGTACTCATTCTCGAAGGTTGCCTAA